The genomic DNA TTGATCATCCCCTTGTTGTAATCGGAGATAATTACCGCATCAAATTCCTCAAGATGGTCTTCAATGAATGCGCATAATTTCTGCGTGTCAGCGGCATTGGGCTTGCCGGTCTTTTCACGGTCGAAGCGGACCACCTGCTGGCTCTGGGCGATGATCCGCGTTTTCTTTGTCGTGGGGCGATCATCGGTTCTGATGATGCCGTTTATCGGCGAAGAAAGATCATCAAGAAGGCCTAATAGGTTATCGCCCATTATATCGGTGCCGATAATCCCGCAAAGGCTGCCTCTGCCGCCAAGTGCATAGAGATTATTTAGAACATTGGCCGAGCCGCCCAGCAGAAGATTTTCGCGGGTCACATTGACAACCGGCACCGGCGCCTCGGGAGATATTCTCGAAACCGATCCCCAGATGAAATGATCAATGATAATGTCACCTATGACAAGTATCCGCTGATTCTTGAAGGAAGAAATCCCCTCAAGAAGTTTTGTTCGTGTTTTTGAAGTCAACGACATGCTCCTGTGATTTTTATATGAAAAGTCTCCATTGTTCGAACTGTCTTCAGGGTATGGGGATGAGTCGACTCTTTATGACCGTTTTACAGAAATCATGCAATGGAATGAATTTTTTTTTAACCCTTTGCTTCGAGCCGGTATTTGTTAATCGTTTCATGAAAAGTTATTGCTGTTTTTACTGCCAGAGCAGAGATTTGTTCCGGTGTCAGGGTTTCAGGCTTTAACACCGGGATGACGGTGGTTGCGGCATGCTCGCCCTCAGGATGCCAGCGGGCCATGAAACGTTCATTGGGTATGCCCGCAAAAGTGGTAACCGCCGGAATGCCGAGTGCTGCTGCAAGGTGCTGGCAGCAGGAATCATATCCGAAAAAACCGTCGGAGCCGCTGATCAGGGCGCCGATTGCGCCGACTGAGCCGCGAAAGCCGATTATTCCGTGGGTGAAAGGGATAATTTTTTCTGCAAGTTCCGATTCAGTCATGAAAATCTGTGGGATTGATTGTTTCGCCGCCCTGGCGAGAAAGTTCGAGACCCGTTCCTTGCTCAGAGGACTGCTGCCGGAATCAAGTATTATGATCGTGTTATTTCTTTGCAGAAGGGAGAAGATCAGTTGTTCTTCAAAGCTGTCCGATATTCTTTTTCCTTCATTCCGGCCTACTCCGAAATTGATTGTAATTTTAAGAAGTTCCGGAGAGAATTGCTTGAAAAAAGTGGTGGTGTGGGTGATATGCTTTTCCTGAAAAGAGACACTGGGAAAGCAATGCGCTTGGTCGCCGATCACCTTGTCCAGCCATAGGTTGGTCAAGGCTGCCAGTGAAGGATTTTCACCCTCACGGGGGGTGGCCCGTGAAGGGAAAAGGAAGGTATTTTCCTCTTTGACCAGCGGCAGCAGACCTAATTGTGATAAGCGGGAATCCGGGTCGAAAAGCAACGTGTCTCCGGTGTCGGCAAGAGGATGCAGGTCATTGATTTTCTTGTATACCTCAAACCAGGCAAAGGTTCTTTCCGCAAGAGAGCCGTAGCGTTTATATTCAGGCTCGGCAAAGCTTACGTTGGGAAATCCTGAAAAAATTTCTCTGAGATGATCCGGCCCGACTAAAATTTTTTCCGCCTGCGGAAAAGTCTGGATAAGTCTTTTGAGAATAATGCTGGTTATGGCAATATCGGCGCCGATGGTGACTCTGGAAAGGATGAATATTCTTTTGGGTGATTTTGCCGAGGCACCAAGGATGGACTCGTTACGACGGATTCGATTGTACCGGGCAATTATTTTTTCTCTGGAGTTCAGGTCAAGTTTTTCAAGAAGGGCATTGAGCTGGGAATACGCTTTTAACGAGGCGACAAAGAAAAGTATTCTTGCCAGGACTTCATTGCAGATCTTGATTCCCCGATCACTGAAGTCATCGCAAAGGCCTTCGATAATCCTGCCGTAGATGGCGGTGTTGGCGGCTTCGGCAACATCCTGGTTTTCTGCAGTTGCCATTTC from Pseudomonadota bacterium includes the following:
- the rfaE1 gene encoding D-glycero-beta-D-manno-heptose-7-phosphate kinase, giving the protein MSLTSKTRTKLLEGISSFKNQRILVIGDIIIDHFIWGSVSRISPEAPVPVVNVTRENLLLGGSANVLNNLYALGGRGSLCGIIGTDIMGDNLLGLLDDLSSPINGIIRTDDRPTTKKTRIIAQSQQVVRFDREKTGKPNAADTQKLCAFIEDHLEEFDAVIISDYNKGMINDEIMTQLQARLKKCRKPIPLIVDPKPGRPELFKDVTIITPNNHEAELMSGVAIEDNESLMRAADNLLNTFNCQAVLITRGEAGMALMEKGKELFSIPTVAKEVYDVTGAGDTVIATLALGLASGMTCADAATLANYAAGIVVGKVGTATASTDELLETIK